A stretch of Piscirickettsia litoralis DNA encodes these proteins:
- a CDS encoding DUF4400 domain-containing protein, with product MSQSTTLFHSLFVTSGIYQTLHHFFIPPKEVLQKDDFKRISSPWYQWVDGRLQTFAYVIYQLILRVILFVALLPYLSVLFLAALFDGVMTWKLKRTNFDYTSPVFHRFGWNLFTHLMLGLMMLFWLPLPLHPLLIFIVMIIVCVVFGFSVGHVQKRI from the coding sequence GTGAGCCAATCGACAACATTATTCCATTCCCTTTTCGTGACTAGCGGTATATATCAAACCTTACATCATTTTTTTATTCCTCCCAAAGAGGTGCTACAAAAAGATGATTTTAAGCGTATTAGTTCACCTTGGTATCAATGGGTTGATGGGCGATTACAAACGTTTGCCTATGTCATTTATCAACTTATCTTGCGAGTGATTTTATTCGTGGCGTTATTACCCTATCTCAGCGTACTGTTTCTGGCTGCACTTTTTGACGGAGTGATGACCTGGAAACTTAAACGCACTAACTTTGACTATACAAGTCCCGTATTTCATCGCTTTGGTTGGAATTTATTTACACATTTGATGCTAGGACTCATGATGCTGTTTTGGTTGCCTTTGCCCTTGCACCCATTACTGATTTTTATTGTGATGATTATCGTCTGTGTCGTATTTGGGTTTTCAGTAGGACATGTACAAAAACGAATCTAA